The nucleotide sequence TGAACTTCATCATAGAATAGGCATCTGTCAATGAAGTGATTTCTGGTGTTGCAACGACTAAGATTTCATGACTTGATAATACAAATTTCAGAGCTGTTTCTGTTGCACCAGCACCCATGTCTAAGAAAATAAAGTCATAAAATTTTTCAAGCTCTTCAAGCTGCTTCACAAAATGATTCAGCATATCCTCTGTGACCTGTGCAAGTGAGCCGAAATTTCTCCCACCCGCGATTGTATGAAGACCATCTTTTCCTTCTTCAATGATCTCCCATACTGACAGCTGGTTTTGGAGCATATCCATAATGTGCTTATTCGATCTTCTGCCAAGAATCAGATCGACGTTCCCCATTCCAACATCCAGATCCAATACGAGTACTCTTTTTTTCATTTGTATTAAGGAAAGTGCCAAATTGACGGTTACATTTGTTTTGCCAACTCCACCTTTACCACTAACAACAGAAATCACCCTTGCACTTTTGGTGGATATTGTTATTTGTTTTCTGAGACTTGCAGCTTGATCAATCATGATTCGCTTTTTCCTTTATTAGCATTTGGATCAGTTCATCCGCCTTTGCTTCAAACATATCATCAGGAACGTTCTGTCCGTTTGTAACATATCCGATTCCCACACCATTTAAAATGGGTAGATTCATCAATGCACCAAAGGTCTTAGTTTCATCTTTCTTTGTGAAAATCACCTTGTGGACGGGCAAACTTTTAAACTGGTTATAGATGGTTTCCATATCTCTGTACTTTGAAGTTAACGATAGAACGAGATAATTTTTCATGTCTTTATCAAAATGGACAATACGCTGCAATTCTTCTATATAAAAGCGATTCAAGAAATTCCTGCCCGCAGAATCAACCAGCACAAGATCAAAATCTTTAAATTTTTCTTTTGCTTTCTTAAAATCATCTGCAGTATAAGCCACTTCACACGGAATGTTTAGGATTTCTGCATATGTTTTCAATTGGTCGATCGCGGCAATTCGATACGTATCTGTCGTAATAAACGCCACTCTCTTACCATCTTTTAGAACAGCTTTAGCTCCGATCTTGGCGATGGTTGTTGTTTTTCCAACACCAGTAGGGCCAATTAAGTTTAAGAATTTCGTTTCATAATGAAATCCACC is from Fictibacillus sp. b24 and encodes:
- a CDS encoding MinD/ParA family protein, with the protein product MIDQAASLRKQITISTKSARVISVVSGKGGVGKTNVTVNLALSLIQMKKRVLVLDLDVGMGNVDLILGRRSNKHIMDMLQNQLSVWEIIEEGKDGLHTIAGGRNFGSLAQVTEDMLNHFVKQLEELEKFYDFIFLDMGAGATETALKFVLSSHEILVVATPEITSLTDAYSMMKFIYIEDKNLPFYLVINRYENEREGRETFNKLKHVCQKFLDKELICLGKIPLDQSVLESVKKQVPFTIYKPASSASKAISDLAQAYVGAAADQRASYTSFIIRLKSLFFER
- the flhF gene encoding flagellar biosynthesis protein FlhF; amino-acid sequence: MKVKKYTAQNLPEAMKLVRADLGSGAVILNTREVQVGGLFGFFTKKQFEIFAGLDQDIDYQQTKKQTKNSVREHQQVPIQDEELTQEIRHLKKMVHTLTIQTKQTETNAPLVEEWETFLKNQELDTLILDELVAAFSSKYDGLEGDEASQYDWHTWITNYLGARMKKSEFGGFHYETKFLNLIGPTGVGKTTTIAKIGAKAVLKDGKRVAFITTDTYRIAAIDQLKTYAEILNIPCEVAYTADDFKKAKEKFKDFDLVLVDSAGRNFLNRFYIEELQRIVHFDKDMKNYLVLSLTSKYRDMETIYNQFKSLPVHKVIFTKKDETKTFGALMNLPILNGVGIGYVTNGQNVPDDMFEAKADELIQMLIKEKANHD